The following proteins come from a genomic window of Gossypium raimondii isolate GPD5lz chromosome 5, ASM2569854v1, whole genome shotgun sequence:
- the LOC105769452 gene encoding uncharacterized protein LOC105769452 has protein sequence MASKLRRWSKDIYISALLGVLLYVTLTTCFHGLHNYLEEHTQVNLADNSVKRQGLVVRSVRDGFTALAIRFLHFLVAKLLQFRHVLLLHQPVPFMPITFWLAFMLSIFHQSL, from the exons ATGGCATCAAAATTGAGAAGGTGGAGCAAGGATATTTATATCTCTGCTCTGCTTGGAGTGCTTCTCTATGTTACTTTAACCACTTGTTTCCATGGATTACATAACTATTTGGAGGAACATACCCAAGTCAACCTCGCCGACAACTCGG TTAaaagacaaggcttggtggtaCGAAGCGTAAGAGATGGGTTTACAGCATTGGCAATCCGGTTTCTTCATTTCTTGGTGGCGAAATTGTTACAGTTCAGACATGTGCTGCTGCTGCACCAACCGGTTCCTTTCATGCCCATCACATTTTGGCTAGCCTTTATGCTATCAATCTTCCATCAGTCTTTGTGA
- the LOC105769450 gene encoding serine/threonine-protein kinase CTR1: MPHRATYFFPRQFPDRGFDASTKQLLDHEKKLAKETSATTTAAVTSNFAENDRNNTISRTAPKDFKPPAVAKTNGKDDYYSPLSDLFTDEKLHAQKQQLAAFRDWFVEKKTSTDRPRHVKRSSRRVPSSTTDHDEDEDRRLLLAPEPAPPSTPSPPSPLPAPATEITAVVDDRSVDQNFDRQVSLPRFSSGSSYAGSLFSATTLDGNLSSDVKDTWTKETSSTTVPATGEVEAQEEAKDNLALKSKESYYLQVMLARRLTSQASLLGEPLLLQCSGPGVVDAETVSYRLWVSGCLSYNDKISDGFYNILGMNPYLWVMCNELDEGRRLPPLMSLKEIEPSETSMEVVLVDRRGDSRLKELEDKAQELYCASENTLVLVEKLGKLVAIYMGGSFPGEQGDLHKHWKLVSRRLRDLQKCIVLPIGSLSMGLCRHRAILFKKLADYIGLPCRIARGCKYCAADHRSSCLVKIEDDQQSPREYVVDLVGEPGNIHGPDSSINGGFLSSMPSPFQISHLKEFQQPDMDTAPCCQIKDSKNSHSLCENPLLSGGIEKSQQFKSNGLLESQKEPIFTPIDQDCLGKESLMTFEATAVTTVHQISKPRGDEVAVEQTLGNEIVISGTSVVKSVKQLKGNLPSQSDLEEIGVELDSRGRFSAVTIPRYVNLEPSLAMDWLEISWDELHIKERIGAGSFGTVHRAEWHGSDVAVKVLTVQDFHDDQLKEFLREVAIMKRVRHPNVVLFMGAVTKRPHLSIVTEYLPRGSLYRLIHRPTAGETLDQRRRLRMALDVAKGINYLHCLRPPIVHWDLKSPNLLVDKNWTVKVCDFGLSRFKAGTFISSKSVAGTPEWMAPEFLRGEPSNEKSDVYSFGIILWELVTMQQPWSGLSPAQVVGAVAFQNRRLAVPPNTSPKLASLMESCWADDPAERPSFANIVEALKKFLKSPLQLVQMGTQ; encoded by the exons ATGCCTCATCGAGCGACTTACTTCTTCCCCAGGCAATTTCCCGATCGTGGGTTCGATGCGTCTACGAAGCAACTATTGGATCACGAGAAAAAGCTCGCTAAGGAAACATCAGCCACTACAACAGCAGCTGTAACGAGCAACTTTGCTGAAAATGACCGCAATAACACGATCTCAAGGACAGCTCCCAAAGACTTTAAGCCGCCAGCTGTTGCTAAGACCAACGGCAAGGACGACTATTACTCCCCGCTTTCTGATCTTTTCACGGACGAAAAGCTGCACGCACAAAAGCAGCAGCTCGCCGCTTTCCGCGATTGGTTCGTCGAGAAAAAAACGAGTACCGACCGACCACGTCACGTGAAACGGTCGTCTCGACGTGTCCCTTCGAGTACTACCGATCACGATGAAGATGAAGATCGCCGGTTGTTATTAGCTCCGGAACCAGCTCCGCCGTCGACGCCTTCTCCTCCTTCCCCCCTTCCGGCGCCTGCCACTGAAATCACAGCCGTCGTTGATGACCGTAGTGTTGACCAAAACTTTGACCGGCAGGTATCGCTGCCAAGGTTCTCGAGTGGTAGTAGCTATGCTGGGAGTTTGTTTTCCGCTACGACATTGGATGGCAACTTGTCGAGTGATGTTAAAGATACATGGACTAAGGAGACATCATCGACCACCGTGCCGGCGACCGGGGAAGTCGAGGCACAGGAGGAAGCTAAAGATAACTTAGCGCTCAAGTCAAAGGAAAGTTATTATTTACAGGTTATGCTGGCTAGGAGGCTTACTTCTCAAGCAAGTCTACTCGGCGAACCTTTGCTTTTACAATGCAGTGGACCGGGTGTCGTCGATGCAGAAACTGTTTCTTATCGTCTTTGG GTTAGTGGCTGTTTATCATACAACGATAAGATATCAGATGGCTTTTACAATATTCTTGGGATGAATCCATATCTATGGGTAATGTGTAATGAGTTGGACGAAGGCAGACGCTTGCCACCTTTGATGTCTCTTAAAGAAATTGAACCAAGCGAGACGTCAATGGAGGTTGTACTTGTTGACAGACGCGGTGATTCGCGCCTCAAGGAGCTTGAAGATAAAGCACAGGAATTATATTGTGCTTCAGAAAATACCTTAGTGTTGGTCGAGAAGCTTGGAAAGCTTGTTGCAATATACATGGG agGATCTTTTCCTGGGGAACAAGGGGATCTTCACAAACACTGGAAATTGGTTAGTAGGAGATTGAGGGATTTGCAGAAGTGTATTGTGCTCCCAATTGGTAGCCTATCAATGGGACTTTGCAGGCATCGTGCAATCCTCTTTAAG AAATTGGCGGACTATATCGGTTTACCATGCAGGATTGCTCGAGGATGCAAATATTGTGCTGCCGATCATCGTTCTTCATGCCTCGTCAAAATCGAAGATGACCAGCAATCACCAAG GGAATATGTAGTTGATCTAGTTGGGGAGCCAGGAAATATTCACGGTCCGGATTCCTCCATCAATGGAGGATTCCTTTCTTCAATGCCTTCGCCATTTCAAATTTCTCATCTAAAAGAGTTCCAGCAACCTGACATGGATACTGCACCGTGTTGTCAGATAAAAGATTCGAAGAATTCACATTCTCTTTGTGAGAATCCTCTACTTTCCG GTGGCATTGAGAAATCTCAACAATTTAAGAGCAACGGCTTGCTTGAAAGTCAAAAGGAACCAATTTTTACACCAATTGATCAAGACTGTCTTGGAAAGGAATCATTGATGACTTTTGAAGCTACAGCCGTGACAACGGTGCATCAAATTTCTAAACCCCGTGGAGACGAAGTCGCCGTAGAACAAACTCTTGGAAATGAGATTGTTATATCTGGTACCTCAGTGGTGAAAAGTGTGAAGCAATTGAAAGGTAACTTGCCTAGTCAGTCGGATCTCGAGGAGATCGGGGTTGAACTTGATAGCCGAGGTAGATTCTCTGCTGTAACCATTCCAAGATATGTAAATCTTGAACCTTCTCTTGCAATGGATTGGCTTGAGATTTCATGGGATGAATTGCATATTAAGGAACGCATCGGTGCTG GTTCATTCGGAACAGTACATCGTGCTGAGTGGCATGGATCG GATGTTGCAGTCAAAGTTTTGACTGTCCAAGATTTTCATGATGATCAGTTGAAGGAGTTTCTAAGAGAG GTTGCTATAATGAAACGTGTTCGACATCCAAATGTGGTCCTCTTCATGGGTGCTGTCACAAAGCGTCCTCATCTGTCAATAGTGACAGAGTATCTGCCAAG GGGTAGTTTATACCGCCTCATTCATAGGCCAACTGCTGGGGAAACACTGGATCAGAGGAGGCGATTACGGATGGCACTGGATGTG GCCAAGGGGATCAACTATCTACATTGCCTTCGTCCTCCCATAGTTCACTGGGACCTTAAATCACCGAATCTGTTGGTTGATAAGAACTGGACAGTAAAG GTGTGTGATTTTGGATTGTCCAGATTCAAAGCGGGCacttttatatcatcaaaatctGTTGCCGGAACA CCCGAGTGGATGGCTCCGGAATTCCTTCGTGGAGAGCCTTCAAATGAAAAATCCGACGTTTACAGTTTCGGAATAATCTTATGGGAGCTTGTGACCATGCAACAACCTTGGAGTGGACTCAGTCCTGCTCAG GTGGTTGGTGCTGTTGCTTTCCAAAACAGAAGGCTGGCCGTTCCTCCGAATACTTCTCCAAAGTTGGCTTCCCTCATGGAATCTTGTTGGGCCGA CGATCCGGCTGAACGGCCGTCATTTGCTAACATAGTAGAAGCACTAAAGAAGTTTCTCAAGTCACCGTTGCAGTTGGTGCAAATGGGAACTCAATGA
- the LOC105770390 gene encoding double-stranded RNA-binding protein 1, translated as MPTNVNFSGVSNCYVFKSQLQEYAQKAGLPTPVYETIKEGPSHEPSFRSTVIVNNVRYDSLPGFFNRKAAEHSAAEVALMELFKTGEINESVSQPVHETGLCKNLLQEYAQKMNYAMPVYQCQKEEALGRLSSYSCTVEIGGIRYIGAAAKTKKEAEIKAARIALLAIQSSASELPDQSFGNSRLMVIPCRKRASEMATNPDETVKVPKAKKARFKKKMLKRKLSGKNTDCSHDKRNDISVVGSDDLLKSEWVQTDSFTILSSETLGTEVMGIPQDTKIETDLSERDTPSADVALAHQRKMEMKQNLLKRVIRHGRDQSSKCYPKQHRHGLRCRKQCRRPSTHERAKTPRTSPSKATQIISWFMLFNFDAIIRH; from the exons ATGCCCACCAATGTAAACTTCTCag GTGTTTCCAATTGCTATGTTTTCAAGAGTCAATTGCAGGAATATGCGCAAAAAGCGGGTCTTCCTACACCTGTATACGAGACTATCAAGGAAGGTCCTTCCCATGAACCGTCATTTAGATCGACGGtgatagtaaataatgttaGATATGATTCTTTGCCTGGATTTTTTAATCGCAAGGCAGCAGAGCATTCAGCTGCTGAAGTTGCTCTCATGGAGTTGTTCAAGACTGGTGAAATCAATGAAAGCGTCTCTCAACCCGTT CACGAGACAGGCTTGTGCAAGAATCTACTACAGGAGTATGCGCAGAAGATGAATTATGCAATGCCAGTATATCAGTGTCAGAAGGAAGAAGCATTGGGGCGGTTGTCTAGCTATTCATGTACTGTTGAGATTGGAGGCATTCGGTACATTGGAGCTGCAGCAAAAACCAAAAAGGAAGCAGAGATCAAAGCTGCCAGAATTGCTTTACTGGCTATTCAATCAAGTGCATCTGAGTTGCCTGATCAGTCATTTGGCAACTCTCGGCTAATGGTTATTCCTTGCAGAAAGAGAGCATCAGAGATGGCTACTAATCCTGACGAGACTGTGAAAGTTCCCAAAGCAAAGAAAGCCCGGTTCAAgaagaaaatgttgaaaagaaaACTCTCTGGGAAAAATACTGATTGTTCTCACgataaaagaaatgatatttCAGTTGTTGGTTCGGATGATCTGCTAAAATCAGAATGGGTTCAAACTGATTCTTTTACCATATTGAGTTCAGAAACTTTAGGTACTGAAGTTATGGGGATTCCCCAAGATACAAAGATAGAGACTGACTTGAGCGAGCGAGATACACCTTCTGCAGATGTTGCATTGGCTCACCAG AGAAAAATGGAGATGAAACAAAATTTACTGAAGAGGGTTATCCGGCATGGACGAGATCAATCGAGTAAATGCTACCCAAAACAACATAGACATGGTCTGAGGTGCCGGAAACAATGCCGCCG CCCCTCAACACATGAGCGAGCTAAGACACCAAGAACCAGCCCAAGTAAGGCTACCCAAATTATATCTTGGTTCATGCTTTTCAACTTTGACGCCATTATAAGACACTAA
- the LOC105769451 gene encoding uncharacterized protein LOC105769451, producing the protein MWTDLLLQAAIILVTIFMFLAMHDIPKKIFTKIRYRNRADFQAKRHFVLGAQLLAQARSSKSRSSTASLAKQAEAEADKAISLDRKDAAAYILKALALDLQGFKTSALDSLDVALSPIAAKSLTDKERGDALFKRAELKMSMNRRGGRVDSAIDDLTKALELSGDNAKAFCLLGECYEMKKMKSEAKSAFEKALKVEPTSNVARTAIDRLGS; encoded by the coding sequence ATGTGGACGGATCTACTTTTACAAGCCGCTATAATTCTCGTTACGATCTTTATGTTCCTTGCTATGCACGATATTCCCAAAAAGATCTTCACCAAAATCCGTTACCGGAATCGAGCCGACTTCCAGGCCAAGCGTCACTTCGTCCTCGGAGCCCAGCTCTTGGCTCAAGCCAGATCCTCCAAGTCTCGTTCATCCACCGCCTCTTTAGCCAAACAAGCCGAAGCCGAAGCCGACAAAGCCATTTCTCTCGACCGGAAAGACGCCGCCGCTTACATCCTCAAAGCCCTAGCCCTTGACCTCCAGGGCTTCAAGACCTCTGCTCTCGACTCCCTCGACGTCGCTCTCTCCCCTATTGCTGCCAAGTCGTTGACTGATAAAGAACGAGGCGACGCGCTGTTTAAACGAGCCGAGTTGAAGATGAGCATGAATCGGCGCGGCGGCCGCGTCGACTCAGCTATTGACGATTTGACCAAGGCTCTAGAATTGAGCGGAGATAACGCCAAGGCTTTTTGTCTGTTGGGAGAGTGTtatgaaatgaagaagatgaaatcgGAAGCTAAATCGGCATTCGAGAAAGCTCTTAAGGTCGAGCCTACCTCCAACGTCGCTCGGACCGCCATTGATCGACTGGGCTCGTAG
- the LOC128041226 gene encoding protein ANTI-SILENCING 1-like: protein MWIFLVKKYLHFAVYSCLQDRIKWFGELHWEESLRDAHTFGKLVLFQNLDPAYSSAEVEDIVWNALNETCRAMMV, encoded by the exons ATGTGGATATTTCTTGTAAAGAAGTACTTACATTTTGCCGTTTATTCATGCTTACAGGATAGGATCAAATGGTTTGGAGAACTC CATTGGGAAGAAAGTTTGCGTGATGCACACACGTTTGGAAAACTTGTTCTGTTTCAGAACTTGGATCCAGCTTACTCTTCAGCAGAAGTGGAg GATATAGTTTGGAATGCCCTCAATGAAACTTGCAGAGCAATGATGGTGTAG